The genomic stretch ACATGGAACTATCATGGCAGGAATTGCTGCCGGAAATGAGGGTTTTGAAAATGAATTTGCAGGTGTTGCAACAGAAGCTTCTTTAGCAGTCGTTAAGTTAAAACCTGCCAAAGCATACTTAAAGGAATTCTTTGCTATCCCTCCGGAGGCTATCTGTTTTCAGGAAACAGATATTATATTTGCTATCTACTATTTGAATAAATTAGCCAATCACCTGAACAAACCGCTTATATTATGTCTTGGTATCGGCAACAGCCAGAGCGGTTATATGGGGCAGCGTCCCATTGCCGTATATCTGGGAGCTCTCAGTAACTCTCACAAACGGGGTGTTGTAGTGGCTGCCGGCAATCAGGGGAATCGTGGCAGTCATTATTATGGAGAAATCACCTCCGGCCAGACCTTTCATAATGTAGAACTATCCGTAGGTGAAGACACCTATGGTTTTACTATGCTGTTCTGGGGAACCGCCCCTAATTGGTTCTGGATTGATTTATATGCTCCTGATGGAAGTTATATCTTTCGAATTCCCTATATAAGTGGTAACAGCCTCCTGTACACCCAAGGGGATATGACAATTATTGCAGACAGCAGAATTAAAGAAATCTATTCCTCCGAACAATATATCGCCTTGCGATTTATGCATCCCATCCCCGGTAAATGGAAGTTTTTTGTTTATGGAGGTACCTCCGATCTGCCTATGAGCTTTCACATATGGCTGCCTATCCATAATTTTTTATCAGAGGGGACGGCTTTTAAGCATCCCAATAACTATACCACCATTGTCAGTCCAGGTAATAACAACAACCTTATCTGCGCTTCTGCTTATAACCCAGATGACAAGCTTCTGTACTATTATGCCAGCAGAGGCAATGCGGTGAACAACTACCCCAAACCCGATATTACCGCGCCTGGTGTCCATTCCCTAAGCCCTTTCCTAAACAATACCTTTCTTAAGGCAACCGGCACCAGTGTTTCAGCTGCCTATGTAGCAGGGGTAATGGCTCTTTTGATGGAATGGAGCATAACAGGCGGTAACTTCCCTACGATGAACACTGCACTTATGAAGAAAATCATCACACAAAGCGCCAGCAGGAACCCGGAGGAAGATTATCCGAATCCCGATTGGGGCTATGGTATTGTCAACCTTAACGATATGGGAAAAGTTATTAACTCTATCATTCACGTGCAGGAATATCTGTAAGGATTTACTCGAGAATGTATTTCTCCAATAATTTCAGGGTGTTTTCCAACCCCTTTACATGGGTTCTTTCCATCCCATGGGAAGCATGTACGCCCTGTCCGATTAAGGCTCCCTTAATATTATTTCCACCTCTTAAGGCGGCGGAAACATCAGAACCATAATGAGGGAATATATCTACCACATAATCGATTCCGGACTTTTTGGCCAGATTGATCAGTTTTGTAGTAAGCTCATAATCATAGGGACCGGAAGAATCCTTGGCACATATGGATACTGCATATTCACTGCCGTTTAGATCCTCTCCCATCGCTCCCATATCAATTGCAATAAATTCCGTTATTTCTTCCGGAATCCAGCTCGCTCCAAAACCAACTTCCTCGTAATTGCTAATTACAAGCTTTAAGCATCTCTCCGGTATGATGTGGTCTTCATGCATATCCTTTAACAGACCTAACAGAACTGCTACAGAAGCCTTGTCATCCAGATGCCTGGACTTTACAAAACCTGCATCGGTATACTGGAAATTAGCATCAAAGCTGATATAATCACCTGTGTTGATTCCAAGTGCTAAAACGCCTTCTTTCTCTT from Anaerocolumna sp. AGMB13020 encodes the following:
- a CDS encoding M42 family metallopeptidase, giving the protein METMKYIIETINKLVNIPSPSGYTKEVMEYVRKEAEGFGYSCENSNKGGLIITVPGKTKETLGLSAHVDTLGAMVRSITPGGMLRITLVGGFTMHSIEGSYCKIHTREGKTYTGTILSKSPSVHTYDDARTLERCEKNMEIRIDEQVKEKEGVLALGINTGDYISFDANFQYTDAGFVKSRHLDDKASVAVLLGLLKDMHEDHIIPERCLKLVISNYEEVGFGASWIPEEITEFIAIDMGAMGEDLNGSEYAVSICAKDSSGPYDYELTTKLINLAKKSGIDYVVDIFPHYGSDVSAALRGGNNIKGALIGQGVHASHGMERTHVKGLENTLKLLEKYILE
- a CDS encoding S8 family peptidase yields the protein MTYSERFKIIKEEYADLIVNEINRQDILDSFPDSTISLEVSDFSIVHIPVDNMTYDSIDRFGFNSIPSCFGLLTEYGHDRETKEKKERRQAPFRFNQGYTGKEVLIGFIDTGIDYQNQVFRNKDGTSRIISIWDQTMVSSDKQKNIHYGVEYTNEQINLALEAADPLSIVPSIDEIGHGTIMAGIAAGNEGFENEFAGVATEASLAVVKLKPAKAYLKEFFAIPPEAICFQETDIIFAIYYLNKLANHLNKPLILCLGIGNSQSGYMGQRPIAVYLGALSNSHKRGVVVAAGNQGNRGSHYYGEITSGQTFHNVELSVGEDTYGFTMLFWGTAPNWFWIDLYAPDGSYIFRIPYISGNSLLYTQGDMTIIADSRIKEIYSSEQYIALRFMHPIPGKWKFFVYGGTSDLPMSFHIWLPIHNFLSEGTAFKHPNNYTTIVSPGNNNNLICASAYNPDDKLLYYYASRGNAVNNYPKPDITAPGVHSLSPFLNNTFLKATGTSVSAAYVAGVMALLMEWSITGGNFPTMNTALMKKIITQSASRNPEEDYPNPDWGYGIVNLNDMGKVINSIIHVQEYL